A single Streptomyces sp. Edi2 DNA region contains:
- a CDS encoding ribose-5-phosphate isomerase, translated as MTTTPPRPPLRLVVGSDDAGLEYKEALKRDLAADPRVAEVTDVGVRGDEHTAYPHVAVDAARRVAEGDADRALLVCGTGLGVAISANKVPGIRAVTAHDSYSVRRSVLSNNAQILCFGQRVIGLELARTLVDEWLGQHFDEQSASAEKVAAIGAYEQTK; from the coding sequence ATGACCACCACGCCACCTCGCCCCCCGCTCCGTCTCGTCGTGGGCAGTGACGACGCCGGGCTGGAGTACAAGGAAGCTCTCAAGCGCGACCTCGCCGCCGACCCCCGGGTCGCCGAGGTCACCGATGTCGGTGTCCGCGGGGACGAGCACACCGCCTACCCGCATGTGGCCGTCGACGCGGCTCGCCGTGTCGCCGAGGGCGACGCCGACCGCGCGCTGCTCGTCTGCGGCACCGGGCTGGGCGTGGCCATCAGCGCCAACAAGGTCCCCGGCATCCGCGCCGTCACCGCCCACGACAGCTACTCCGTACGCCGCTCGGTTCTCAGCAACAACGCCCAGATCCTCTGCTTCGGCCAGCGCGTCATCGGCCTGGAACTGGCCCGCACCCTCGTCGACGAATGGCTCGGCCAGCACTTCGACGAGCAGTCCGCATCCGCCGAGAAGGTCGCCGCGATCGGCGCTTACGAGCAGACGAAGTGA